One Fuerstiella marisgermanici DNA window includes the following coding sequences:
- a CDS encoding FtsW/RodA/SpoVE family cell cycle protein, whose protein sequence is MLISMIGLAGLNRADQLYGPSKLFERQLIWLTLSWTAMLLATSVPYRSLKHFSPWLYLGSLVLLTVVLFMPAVNGSRRWIPLGLFDFQPSEPARLAFILALAHYLMYRQTQRTVRGLIPPFVITVFPLMLILREPDLGTAMLFLPVLYTMLFAAGAKPVHLITAALVGVALLPVLWGQINDEQRSRVQMVFNQVDGGATPHDDGFHLHQSKQVLSLGGLWGSVSRDEPIIDDPSAYILPAARTDFILCLIGERYGIFGCAALLLLYAMIVVTGLRAAAKTREPFGRLVAAGIVAMLATQALINMSMTVGLMPITGITLPMCSYGGSSLLSTCFAMGLLMNIAMRPGYEVAGSPEWERRA, encoded by the coding sequence ATGCTGATCTCCATGATCGGGCTGGCGGGGCTGAATCGAGCCGACCAGTTGTACGGTCCGTCAAAGTTGTTCGAACGGCAATTGATCTGGCTGACGCTTTCATGGACGGCCATGCTGCTGGCGACGTCGGTGCCGTATCGATCGCTAAAGCACTTTAGTCCGTGGCTTTATCTGGGAAGTCTGGTTCTGCTGACGGTGGTCCTGTTCATGCCCGCCGTCAACGGTTCGCGCCGCTGGATTCCTTTGGGGCTGTTTGATTTTCAGCCCAGCGAACCTGCACGCTTAGCCTTCATTCTGGCACTCGCTCACTACCTGATGTACCGGCAGACGCAACGAACGGTGCGCGGGCTCATTCCGCCGTTTGTGATCACCGTATTTCCGCTGATGCTGATTCTGCGAGAGCCCGACCTGGGCACGGCGATGCTGTTTCTGCCCGTGCTGTACACGATGCTGTTTGCAGCGGGAGCTAAGCCTGTCCATTTAATCACGGCCGCTTTGGTCGGCGTTGCGTTACTGCCTGTACTGTGGGGGCAAATCAATGACGAACAGCGTTCCCGAGTGCAGATGGTGTTTAATCAGGTAGACGGTGGTGCGACGCCGCACGATGACGGCTTTCACCTGCATCAATCCAAGCAGGTTTTGTCGCTGGGCGGATTGTGGGGAAGTGTGTCCCGCGACGAACCGATCATCGACGATCCGTCTGCCTACATTCTGCCCGCCGCTCGCACAGACTTCATCCTGTGCCTGATTGGCGAGCGTTACGGAATCTTTGGCTGCGCAGCTCTGCTTCTGCTTTATGCGATGATTGTGGTCACGGGGCTACGAGCGGCCGCGAAGACGCGCGAACCGTTTGGCCGGCTGGTCGCGGCTGGTATCGTGGCCATGCTGGCAACTCAGGCGTTGATCAACATGAGCATGACTGTGGGCCTGATGCCGATCACGGGCATTACGTTGCCGATGTGCAGCTACGGCGGCAGTAGCTTGCTTTCCACCTGTTTCGCCATGGGCCTGCTGATGAACATCGCCATGCGACCGGGCTACGAGGTCGCGGGCTCACCCGAATGGGAACGGCGTGCATAG
- a CDS encoding adenylate kinase family protein — MGSDNRYPCVLLFGPPGVGKGTQGKILANIPGFFHLSVGDVFRSIDIGSPNGKEVYNYLSRGELVPDELTIKIWKKAVGAYEALSWYKPREDLLVLDGMPRNLAQVDIVKEYLNIYKIIYLECSDEEDMIHRIRRRAIRENRADDANEDVIRHRFQLYQQVTRPVLDRYDPSMIERIDCNGSPAEVLRSILDCTIPVQNEHFRSNM, encoded by the coding sequence ATGGGCAGCGACAACAGATATCCCTGCGTTCTTTTGTTCGGACCACCGGGCGTCGGCAAGGGAACTCAGGGGAAAATTCTGGCCAACATACCCGGCTTTTTTCATCTCTCTGTGGGCGACGTCTTTCGATCGATTGATATCGGATCGCCCAACGGGAAGGAAGTCTACAACTATCTGTCGCGCGGGGAACTAGTGCCGGATGAATTGACGATCAAGATCTGGAAAAAAGCAGTGGGAGCCTACGAGGCTCTGTCATGGTACAAACCGCGCGAAGACCTGCTGGTGCTGGACGGCATGCCGCGCAACCTGGCTCAAGTCGACATTGTCAAAGAATACCTGAACATCTACAAAATCATCTACCTCGAGTGCAGTGACGAGGAAGACATGATCCACCGAATTCGTCGTCGTGCGATCCGGGAAAACCGAGCCGATGACGCGAACGAAGACGTGATCCGTCATCGCTTTCAACTTTACCAGCAGGTGACTCGCCCCGTTCTGGACAGATACGATCCGTCGATGATCGAGCGAATCGACTGTAATGGATCCCCGGCCGAAGTGCTGCGTTCTATTTTGGACTGCACAATTCCTGTCCAGAACGAACACTTCCGCAGCAATATGTAA
- a CDS encoding DNRLRE domain-containing protein — protein MQVPRKSDRLISSIETLEPLVLMSAGVTDLEAVHKDGQTFLTWQEDTTLAGEEYHVYRHTEAITEDNIDQAELLTGRWGPLDDDTSFHQLAGNGAPQNFVIEDLGSALSDDTGLFVYTTQDGESGDAFYAVTLVVNGNEQSLSSSGDQLAAAVQESVAETSPILVSSFNGGKSLVFTQFMDYKDWNPTFQGYAYDYSVALPQNYDPSQRYELRVEMHAYTEGHRLIPESEFGWDVIQLFVDDPGLDRGTVHTWWYGFAADHNYDTDGPIPTSGTIENFTEQRVLKAIDEVIANDAITIDTSRINAFGHSMGASAALAMGIRYGDVFASIYASEGMTDYAASAAFQDEFVQLWGSQESNLQVVNNGKYAGPIAQYGVGGSDPTGVWDWMDHGEQIVRLRGLEMSFFNFGHGKADTAIPWETQGQPFMAAVDAADVGYSAEQRGDWDHTWMGFDFLPKTLFSDANGNLNAWYFSGNDSHLAISNATDSGTPTPTQGGTDYYNQTIDWATPTNPFHTSALDTADHYEISVRSTTSIQTADITPRNFQNFRVNPGDVVSWQNVDNSSGAILEQGQVTVDADGLLTLTNVSVTTGTGNRLILSADPSRPTAPPPVVETPSVVDPPPVVEPPPAVEPPPVVEVDPVEPTVDPEPPEANTPQSPTDGTTPSDPVTPAEPPTTGGTTPAVTSPEENSSSSGSIEGETELPVDDVVIEESPNDDPNDVPPTDVTNEFGEAAESGNDDSGNDVSNPISDAVERLEATADTMLTSMENASANLGGAETLAFYSADGGQRTALLKFDTSSLNGDNVHAATLQLQQLAHLYSDSAMEIAVFAVAAPWQEGAGSDNWSVADGGATWQSEGGGQLVTDFDFGNGANGLITTLKLDGSDPADGTAKFDVTAAVNAWLDGRLANHGLALVVTSGEYSEYVFASSEATDANSRPALLVQSLPGPLPSPNPQPTPTPQDGPNGIAAEDAQGFDAFAGATGEILDTTSQGADGEDAIGSDDQGNASNQQFDDLTEVVQEWNGFQSHKRGRAFQMSQESSTNYIFPSANAFHRRSGS, from the coding sequence ATGCAAGTTCCACGCAAGAGTGACCGGCTAATCAGCAGCATCGAAACCCTGGAACCTCTGGTCCTGATGTCGGCGGGCGTCACCGATCTGGAAGCGGTTCACAAAGACGGGCAAACGTTCCTCACCTGGCAGGAAGACACGACACTGGCCGGCGAGGAATATCACGTCTACCGGCACACCGAAGCCATCACGGAAGACAATATCGATCAGGCCGAGCTGCTGACAGGACGATGGGGCCCGCTGGACGATGACACCTCGTTTCACCAACTTGCCGGCAACGGTGCGCCGCAGAATTTTGTGATCGAGGACCTCGGCTCGGCCCTTAGCGACGACACTGGACTGTTTGTCTACACGACTCAGGATGGCGAAAGCGGCGACGCCTTTTATGCCGTCACGCTGGTGGTGAACGGCAACGAACAAAGTTTGAGTTCGTCCGGCGATCAACTGGCCGCCGCCGTGCAGGAATCAGTTGCGGAAACGTCGCCGATTCTGGTGTCGTCTTTCAACGGCGGCAAGAGTCTCGTGTTCACTCAGTTTATGGACTACAAAGACTGGAATCCGACTTTCCAGGGCTACGCCTACGATTACTCAGTTGCTCTGCCGCAGAACTACGATCCTTCGCAGCGGTATGAATTACGAGTTGAGATGCATGCATACACGGAAGGGCATCGTCTAATTCCAGAATCAGAATTCGGCTGGGATGTGATTCAGCTGTTCGTCGATGACCCGGGTCTCGACAGAGGCACCGTGCATACATGGTGGTACGGTTTCGCAGCCGATCATAACTACGATACAGACGGACCAATTCCGACCAGCGGAACGATCGAAAACTTCACCGAACAACGCGTGTTGAAAGCGATCGATGAAGTCATTGCCAACGACGCCATCACGATCGACACATCTCGCATTAACGCCTTCGGCCATTCGATGGGCGCGTCGGCCGCTCTGGCGATGGGGATCCGGTACGGCGATGTCTTCGCGTCGATTTATGCCAGCGAAGGTATGACAGACTACGCAGCCAGTGCCGCGTTTCAGGATGAATTCGTACAGCTTTGGGGCAGTCAAGAGTCCAACCTTCAGGTCGTCAACAACGGCAAATATGCGGGACCGATCGCTCAGTATGGAGTTGGCGGTTCTGATCCAACCGGCGTGTGGGACTGGATGGATCACGGCGAACAGATTGTCCGGCTTCGCGGTCTGGAAATGTCGTTCTTCAACTTCGGGCATGGCAAAGCGGACACCGCGATCCCGTGGGAAACTCAGGGACAGCCGTTTATGGCGGCCGTTGACGCGGCGGACGTTGGCTATTCAGCCGAACAACGTGGCGACTGGGACCACACATGGATGGGCTTCGACTTTCTGCCGAAAACGCTGTTTAGCGATGCCAATGGCAATCTCAATGCCTGGTACTTCAGCGGCAACGACAGCCATCTGGCAATTTCGAACGCCACAGATTCCGGCACTCCCACGCCAACTCAGGGCGGGACGGATTACTACAACCAGACGATCGACTGGGCGACGCCGACTAATCCGTTTCACACCAGCGCGTTGGATACGGCGGACCACTACGAAATTAGTGTCCGGTCGACGACGAGCATTCAAACGGCAGACATCACGCCACGCAATTTCCAAAACTTCCGCGTAAACCCCGGTGATGTTGTCAGTTGGCAAAATGTTGATAACTCAAGCGGCGCAATTCTGGAACAGGGCCAGGTCACCGTAGACGCCGATGGTCTACTCACGCTGACAAACGTCAGTGTCACCACGGGGACCGGCAACCGGCTGATCCTGTCGGCTGATCCGTCACGCCCGACAGCACCTCCACCGGTTGTGGAAACGCCCTCCGTTGTTGATCCGCCACCTGTGGTGGAACCGCCGCCGGCTGTTGAGCCTCCACCAGTGGTCGAAGTCGATCCCGTCGAGCCGACAGTCGATCCGGAACCGCCTGAAGCAAATACTCCACAGTCACCGACCGATGGAACAACGCCGTCCGATCCCGTTACCCCGGCTGAACCGCCGACAACTGGCGGAACCACGCCGGCTGTTACGTCGCCCGAAGAAAACTCAAGCTCGTCCGGCTCAATCGAAGGCGAAACTGAATTACCGGTGGATGACGTTGTTATCGAAGAATCGCCGAACGACGATCCAAACGATGTGCCTCCGACGGACGTTACCAACGAATTCGGCGAAGCGGCTGAATCAGGCAACGATGATAGCGGCAATGATGTTTCCAATCCGATCAGCGACGCGGTTGAGCGTCTGGAGGCAACTGCCGACACGATGCTGACCAGCATGGAAAACGCGTCCGCCAATCTGGGTGGAGCTGAAACGCTCGCATTCTATTCCGCCGATGGAGGACAGCGCACTGCGTTGCTGAAGTTTGATACGTCATCACTTAACGGTGACAACGTTCACGCGGCCACGCTGCAGCTTCAGCAGCTCGCCCACCTGTATAGCGATTCCGCGATGGAAATTGCCGTGTTTGCGGTTGCTGCCCCGTGGCAGGAAGGAGCTGGCAGCGACAACTGGTCTGTGGCCGACGGCGGAGCCACATGGCAGTCTGAAGGCGGTGGCCAGCTAGTCACCGACTTCGATTTTGGAAACGGAGCGAACGGTCTGATCACCACGCTAAAGCTGGACGGATCAGATCCAGCCGACGGCACGGCGAAGTTCGATGTGACGGCCGCCGTCAATGCATGGCTCGACGGTCGCCTGGCAAACCACGGCCTGGCGCTGGTAGTCACAAGTGGCGAGTACTCAGAATACGTCTTTGCGTCGTCTGAAGCGACCGATGCGAACAGTCGGCCCGCGCTGCTGGTGCAGTCGCTGCCCGGTCCGTTGCCTTCGCCCAATCCGCAACCGACGCCGACGCCTCAGGATGGCCCCAACGGGATCGCCGCTGAGGACGCTCAGGGATTCGATGCATTCGCCGGGGCCACTGGCGAAATCCTGGATACAACGTCGCAGGGTGCTGACGGCGAGGATGCTATCGGCTCGGACGATCAGGGCAACGCGTCAAATCAGCAGTTCGACGACTTGACGGAGGTCGTGCAGGAATGGAACGGTTTCCAATCGCACAAGCGCGGTCGAGCGTTCCAGATGTCGCAGGAATCTTCGACCAACTACATCTTCCCGTCTGCCAACGCATTCCACCGCAGGTCTGGTTCGTAA
- a CDS encoding exo-alpha-sialidase produces the protein MPASRLSLLLLTVLVAPFTAIADEAEHKLQPLPYNNPGLVVDLGVGLWAWPMPIDYDNDGDVDLLVACPDKQTQGVYYFENPTQDPSNTMPVFKAGVHVGPAGHNYQISEIDGQPRILKPGFEFPRDSESGKFDFTKPQKIYGRSNVHENRVRGNMWRYVDYDGDGDHDLVVGTGDWTEYVWDHAFDKNGNWRNGPLHGYVYLISNDGSDAAPKYSATPQKIHAGGGEIDVYGWPSPNFADFDGDGDLDLLCGEFLDGFTYFENQGTRTQPQYATGQKLNDISGDPLVMNLQMITPTAFDWDGDGDYDLIVGDEDGRVALVENTGQMRNRQPVFKAPQYFQQEADTLKFGALATPFAYDWDNDGDEDILCGNTAGSIGLFENLGEGKGSLPKWAAVKLLNEKNAEGNIKPFRLMAGSSGSIQGPCEAKWGYTTLSVADWDGDGDGDIVYNSILSRLGLLTNDSGILTHTDFDTGQKEQPPEWYWWQTESPSSLTQWRTTPVAIDFDADEKLDLVLLDQQGYLTLRSAGGKAERIFVDEQNKPVQLNAKSCGSSGRMKLAVVDWDGDRRLDVLVNSENATWYRNCEDRDGKIVLKQVGNLAKRNVAGHTSSPAVCDFNGDGKPDLLVGSENGRIYHIAHADCVSFSDEQVTASPAKKSSAPRFPGLVMEEFVFSKAPFKECHASTICKTSRGLVTAWFGGTKEGTTDVGIWTSYHDGANWTRPQQVADGVQHDGLRYPCWNPVLYQPPGDAPTLLFFKVGPKPHSWWGEIMVSYDRGRTFVEQRRLPEAIDGPVRCKPILMPDGKTLLCGSSTEHDGWRVHFESISLVNGEPSGVWKRVGPINQASEFNAIQPTLLQHADGRLEALSRTKEGVVSTSSSTDGGKTWSKMEATNLPNPNSGIDAVTLKDGRHLLIYNHLGSGKTGWGRRGLLNLAISDDGQTWHKAGLLENEEGAEFSYPAMIQTEDGMVHLSYTWKRDRIKHVVINPALLKAGEAVNKDMVYDKD, from the coding sequence ATGCCCGCAAGTAGATTGTCGCTGCTGTTGTTGACAGTGTTGGTTGCTCCTTTCACCGCGATTGCCGACGAAGCGGAACACAAGCTTCAACCGCTGCCTTACAATAACCCAGGTTTGGTGGTGGATTTGGGAGTCGGGCTTTGGGCATGGCCGATGCCGATCGACTATGACAACGACGGCGATGTCGACCTGCTGGTTGCGTGTCCCGACAAACAAACTCAGGGCGTGTACTACTTCGAAAACCCGACTCAGGATCCTTCAAACACAATGCCCGTGTTCAAAGCGGGCGTGCACGTGGGGCCGGCTGGTCACAACTATCAGATCAGTGAAATTGATGGCCAACCACGGATTCTGAAGCCCGGCTTTGAATTTCCCAGAGACTCCGAATCCGGCAAGTTCGATTTCACGAAGCCGCAAAAGATCTATGGTCGATCCAACGTCCATGAAAACCGAGTACGAGGAAATATGTGGCGGTACGTCGATTACGATGGCGACGGCGATCACGACCTTGTCGTTGGAACGGGCGACTGGACCGAATACGTCTGGGATCACGCCTTCGACAAAAACGGAAACTGGCGCAACGGTCCGCTGCACGGCTATGTCTATCTGATCTCCAACGATGGCAGCGACGCCGCGCCGAAGTATTCTGCAACGCCACAAAAGATTCACGCGGGTGGCGGCGAAATCGACGTGTATGGCTGGCCCAGCCCCAACTTTGCTGACTTCGATGGCGACGGTGATCTCGACCTGCTGTGTGGCGAATTTCTGGACGGTTTCACCTACTTCGAAAACCAGGGAACTCGGACGCAGCCGCAATACGCCACCGGCCAAAAGTTAAACGACATCAGTGGCGATCCCCTGGTGATGAACCTTCAAATGATCACGCCAACGGCGTTCGATTGGGACGGCGACGGCGACTATGACCTGATTGTCGGTGACGAAGACGGTCGCGTGGCACTTGTGGAAAACACGGGGCAAATGCGAAATCGGCAGCCAGTGTTCAAGGCGCCGCAGTACTTTCAGCAGGAAGCCGACACGCTGAAGTTTGGTGCTCTGGCGACGCCATTTGCGTACGACTGGGACAACGATGGCGACGAAGACATTCTGTGCGGCAACACGGCCGGCTCCATTGGCTTGTTCGAAAACCTCGGCGAAGGCAAGGGCAGCCTGCCCAAGTGGGCGGCGGTGAAACTGCTGAACGAAAAAAATGCAGAAGGCAACATTAAGCCGTTTCGCTTGATGGCGGGGTCGAGCGGTTCGATTCAGGGGCCGTGCGAAGCAAAGTGGGGCTACACCACGTTGTCTGTCGCTGATTGGGACGGCGATGGAGACGGCGACATCGTCTACAATTCGATCCTGTCACGACTTGGTCTGTTGACCAATGATTCCGGTATTCTGACCCATACTGACTTCGACACCGGCCAGAAAGAACAGCCGCCGGAATGGTATTGGTGGCAAACCGAATCACCTTCATCGTTGACTCAATGGCGAACGACGCCGGTCGCAATCGATTTTGATGCGGACGAAAAGCTCGACCTTGTGCTATTGGATCAGCAGGGATATCTGACACTGCGATCGGCTGGCGGAAAAGCTGAACGAATTTTCGTCGACGAACAGAACAAGCCAGTGCAGTTGAATGCCAAGTCGTGTGGCAGTTCCGGTCGGATGAAACTGGCGGTCGTGGACTGGGACGGCGATCGACGCCTTGACGTTCTGGTCAATTCTGAAAACGCGACGTGGTACCGCAACTGCGAGGATCGCGATGGCAAGATCGTCCTGAAGCAGGTCGGCAACCTCGCGAAACGCAACGTGGCCGGTCACACGTCAAGCCCTGCCGTGTGCGACTTCAACGGCGATGGCAAACCAGACCTGTTGGTCGGTAGCGAAAACGGCCGCATCTATCATATTGCTCACGCTGACTGCGTTTCATTTTCAGATGAACAGGTGACCGCAAGCCCGGCAAAGAAGTCATCGGCGCCTCGTTTTCCGGGACTTGTGATGGAAGAATTCGTGTTCAGCAAAGCGCCCTTCAAAGAATGTCATGCGTCAACGATTTGCAAGACAAGCCGTGGGCTCGTGACCGCATGGTTTGGCGGAACCAAGGAAGGCACGACGGACGTTGGCATTTGGACCAGTTACCACGACGGTGCCAATTGGACCAGACCGCAGCAGGTGGCAGACGGCGTGCAACACGACGGGCTGCGTTATCCCTGTTGGAATCCCGTTTTGTATCAGCCCCCCGGCGACGCACCGACACTGCTGTTTTTTAAGGTGGGTCCAAAGCCGCATTCGTGGTGGGGCGAAATAATGGTCAGCTATGACCGAGGCCGAACGTTTGTTGAACAGCGGCGTCTGCCCGAAGCGATTGACGGACCGGTGCGTTGTAAGCCGATTCTGATGCCAGACGGGAAGACCCTGTTATGCGGTTCGTCGACAGAGCACGATGGTTGGCGAGTTCACTTCGAATCGATTTCGCTGGTCAACGGTGAGCCGAGTGGCGTTTGGAAGCGCGTCGGGCCGATCAATCAGGCGAGCGAATTCAATGCCATCCAGCCGACATTGTTGCAACACGCCGACGGTCGACTGGAAGCTCTAAGCCGCACAAAAGAAGGCGTCGTTTCGACAAGTTCATCGACAGATGGCGGAAAGACGTGGTCGAAGATGGAGGCCACCAATTTGCCGAATCCGAATTCCGGAATCGATGCGGTCACGCTTAAGGATGGTCGACATCTGCTGATTTACAACCATCTTGGTTCCGGCAAAACCGGCTGGGGCCGTCGTGGTCTGTTGAACCTGGCGATTTCCGACGATGGCCAAACGTGGCATAAGGCGGGACTGCTGGAAAACGAGGAGGGCGCTGAATTCAGCTATCCGGCAATGATTCAGACGGAAGATGGAATGGTGCATCTAAGCTACACATGGAAACGAGACCGCATTAAGCATGTGGTGATCAATCCGGCATTGCTGAAAGCCGGAGAGGCGGTGAACAAGGATATGGTTTACGACAAGGACTAG
- a CDS encoding TIGR03546 family protein: MFLIVRPIRLALKALIAESTPRQLALGFAFGVLIGLVPKGNLLALVLGVVLAASRANLGVAAGTILAFSFLSPYFDGVSDAVGGWLLSRPALQHMWTELYNMPLMPWTSFYNSIVLGSFVIGLVLLYPAYRLSIPMFEKYSARLTVWAKKFWLTRVLLGVEWADRLGTTRSV, from the coding sequence ATGTTTCTAATCGTTAGACCGATTCGGCTCGCCCTAAAAGCGTTGATCGCTGAATCCACGCCGCGCCAACTGGCGCTGGGATTTGCGTTTGGCGTGTTGATTGGGTTGGTGCCGAAGGGCAATCTTCTGGCGTTGGTACTGGGCGTCGTGCTGGCAGCGTCGCGAGCCAATCTGGGCGTGGCGGCTGGAACCATTCTGGCCTTCAGCTTCCTTTCGCCGTACTTCGACGGGGTGTCCGACGCGGTCGGTGGCTGGCTGCTAAGCCGTCCGGCTCTGCAACACATGTGGACCGAACTTTACAACATGCCGCTGATGCCGTGGACGTCGTTCTACAACTCGATCGTGCTGGGAAGTTTCGTGATTGGGTTGGTGCTGCTGTATCCGGCTTACCGGTTATCGATCCCGATGTTTGAAAAGTATTCGGCACGCCTGACCGTCTGGGCTAAGAAATTCTGGCTGACTCGAGTCCTGCTGGGAGTCGAATGGGCCGATCGCCTGGGCACAACTCGTTCTGTTTAG
- a CDS encoding TIGR03545 family protein: MRWTYLIPRLIILGIIWAFMAFGFDPLLRYSAVQTAQSITGAKADVPSLQTGFFPPRMFVNSVALASRTKPGTNLVEFDEMRLQMAGDPLLRKSFVVDEAVVTGVRFGTSRNDNGQLEVEEDAEPAGPIIPPWLSDKMKNIGDEWVENFTQQAKQQLDPNRLESYRVGNELYIKWDGRFKEMNVRLDTSRAQLEALKRQIDDAKKGETIEQVEKYLQIAQQSDLLLRDTRGLLTQFKTNVPRELQQDFARLDQAQKNDRATAAEAIQMLKPDSRQITESLIGEEMYLQLQTLLTWVETLRGYQEDLKAPEAPERSRGRDFEFPLYNPTPGMLCRRMSIDGEFMLSDIPTPFSATLTDVTSDPQMHGRPALLRVTTEGESPVDLVVRHDATGDITTTDLGVNYTDRVPQQLSAGKPDRDHVTASIDNMRWVARLTLVEDGITGRIDVTSDFGQPQVRVQNRYAASLAGMAEQTLAGISTVNATLQINGTIRNPQIDISSNLGEQMAAGFETAFASFVPLMKQQLTAELNTFVDKQRQEFIAKYQGKASELLADYENVISGLNQANELASAFRSGNLQPDAVFKFASDNGMLKEKDQQKVEEYRSKTDDVLNGLRNPQQTLQDKLPGLLKKKLF, translated from the coding sequence ATGCGCTGGACTTATCTGATACCTCGACTGATTATTCTTGGCATCATCTGGGCGTTTATGGCGTTCGGATTTGATCCGTTGCTTCGCTATTCGGCCGTGCAAACCGCTCAGTCGATCACTGGAGCGAAAGCCGACGTGCCGAGTCTGCAAACCGGGTTCTTTCCACCCAGGATGTTTGTGAATTCTGTCGCACTGGCCAGCCGGACAAAGCCGGGGACGAACCTTGTCGAATTCGATGAAATGCGGCTTCAAATGGCAGGAGACCCGTTGCTGCGGAAGTCGTTTGTTGTGGACGAAGCCGTCGTCACCGGAGTCCGATTCGGGACTTCGCGGAACGACAACGGGCAGCTTGAAGTAGAGGAAGATGCTGAACCGGCCGGTCCGATTATCCCGCCGTGGCTGTCCGATAAAATGAAAAACATCGGCGACGAATGGGTTGAGAACTTCACACAGCAGGCCAAGCAACAACTCGACCCGAACCGACTTGAGTCGTACCGCGTTGGCAACGAACTGTACATCAAATGGGACGGTCGTTTTAAAGAAATGAACGTCCGCCTCGATACGTCTCGCGCGCAGCTGGAAGCACTGAAGCGACAAATTGACGACGCCAAAAAAGGCGAAACGATTGAACAGGTCGAAAAGTATCTGCAGATCGCTCAGCAGTCAGACCTCTTGTTGCGTGACACCCGCGGCCTGCTGACTCAGTTCAAGACGAACGTGCCACGCGAACTGCAACAGGACTTTGCAAGACTCGACCAGGCTCAGAAAAATGACCGAGCTACAGCGGCTGAAGCAATTCAGATGCTTAAGCCGGATTCTCGGCAGATTACAGAATCGCTGATCGGCGAAGAAATGTACCTGCAATTGCAGACGCTGCTCACATGGGTCGAAACTCTGCGGGGATATCAGGAGGACCTGAAGGCTCCGGAAGCGCCGGAACGCAGCCGCGGTCGTGACTTCGAATTCCCGTTGTATAATCCTACTCCCGGTATGCTGTGCCGTCGGATGTCGATCGACGGTGAATTCATGCTAAGTGATATCCCCACGCCGTTTTCTGCCACTCTGACCGACGTGACCAGCGACCCCCAAATGCACGGCCGTCCTGCGTTGTTGCGAGTCACAACAGAAGGCGAATCACCGGTCGATCTGGTGGTGCGCCACGATGCGACGGGTGACATCACCACTACCGACCTCGGCGTCAATTACACTGATCGCGTGCCGCAACAATTGTCAGCGGGCAAGCCGGATCGCGATCACGTGACTGCCAGCATCGACAACATGCGCTGGGTTGCTCGGCTAACGCTGGTCGAAGACGGGATTACCGGCCGCATTGACGTCACGTCCGACTTTGGACAGCCTCAGGTGCGAGTCCAGAATCGCTACGCCGCGTCGCTGGCGGGAATGGCCGAACAAACATTGGCGGGCATTTCCACCGTGAATGCAACTCTGCAGATCAACGGCACGATCAGGAACCCTCAGATCGACATTTCGTCGAACCTGGGCGAGCAAATGGCGGCTGGATTTGAAACGGCGTTCGCGTCTTTCGTGCCATTGATGAAACAACAGCTAACGGCAGAACTGAATACGTTTGTTGACAAACAACGCCAGGAATTCATCGCAAAGTATCAGGGCAAAGCGTCGGAACTTCTGGCCGACTACGAAAATGTAATCAGCGGCCTGAACCAGGCAAACGAATTGGCCAGCGCCTTTCGGTCCGGAAACCTGCAACCGGACGCCGTGTTTAAGTTCGCGTCTGATAATGGAATGCTGAAGGAGAAGGACCAGCAAAAGGTTGAGGAATACCGCAGCAAGACAGACGACGTGCTGAATGGCCTGCGGAATCCACAGCAGACACTTCAGGACAAGCTGCCAGGCCTGCTGAAGAAGAAGCTGTTTTGA
- a CDS encoding glycine cleavage system protein R produces MPSLVVTVIGPDRPGLVGAVSDVVRQHGGNWLESRMSHLAGQFAGIILLDVADADVAAMADGLQNLKAHGLKVVTEVDSSARPASNSAPIWQLSVVGNDRPGIVREVTQVLVAHNVNVEELTTECSDAPHSGGPIFRATVRIRLPAELDTGVLQTELENLASDLMIDFSSAAAAGDTAGA; encoded by the coding sequence ATGCCGTCGTTGGTTGTGACTGTAATTGGACCAGACCGCCCAGGGCTGGTCGGGGCCGTGTCAGACGTTGTGCGACAACATGGCGGCAACTGGCTTGAAAGTCGCATGTCTCATTTGGCTGGCCAGTTTGCGGGGATCATTCTTCTGGACGTCGCCGATGCAGATGTCGCCGCAATGGCCGACGGTTTGCAGAACCTGAAGGCTCACGGATTAAAGGTCGTCACAGAAGTCGATTCGTCCGCGCGCCCGGCCAGTAATTCTGCCCCGATTTGGCAACTTAGTGTCGTCGGAAACGATCGCCCTGGGATCGTGCGAGAAGTGACACAGGTGCTGGTTGCTCACAATGTCAACGTCGAAGAATTGACGACTGAATGTTCCGACGCGCCGCACAGTGGCGGTCCCATTTTTCGAGCGACCGTTCGGATCCGGCTTCCGGCGGAACTGGACACGGGCGTCCTGCAAACTGAACTCGAAAATCTCGCCTCAGACCTGATGATCGATTTCAGCAGCGCGGCTGCAGCCGGTGACACCGCAGGTGCGTGA